From Acinetobacter lwoffii, a single genomic window includes:
- the tkt gene encoding transketolase encodes MTTPLNERRIANAIRVLAMDAVQKANSGHPGAPMGMADIADVVWREFMNHNPTNPNWANRDRFVLSNGHGSMLQYALLHLSGYDLSIEDLKAFRQLHSKTPGHPELGYAPGIETTTGPLGQGIANAVGFALAEKTLAAQFNKDDIQVVDHFTYCFLGDGCLMEGVSHEACSLAGTLGLGKLIAYYDDNGISIDGEVEGWFSDDTEQRFLAYGWQVIKVDGHDADAIRQATVEAKAETAKPTIIICKTVIGLGSPNKQGKEDSHGAPLGHDEIVLTREALGWTDEAFVIPEDVYAAWDAKAKGAESEAAWNETFAAYAAKYPTEAAELKRRLSGELPADFVAKADAYIAEVNAKAETIATRKASQNALQALVPLLPEVLGGSADLAGSNLTLWKGAQGVQDNPAGNYVHYGVREFGMTAIANGVALHGGFIPYVATFLMFMEYARNAVRMSALMKQRVIHVYTHDSIGLGEDGPTHQPVEQIASLRGTPNLNTWRPCDTVEAAISWKSALTRAEGPTALIFSRQNLPFQTRTQAQIENAAKGGYVLAQEKGELKAIIIATGSEVSLAMEAYAQLEGVRVVSMPCAEEFMKQDAAYREAVLPSNIRARVAVEAAHVDYWWKFVGLDGRVIGMTTYGESAPAKDLFQFFGITTEAVVAAVKEITA; translated from the coding sequence ATGACAACCCCGCTTAATGAACGTCGTATTGCAAACGCAATTCGTGTATTGGCAATGGATGCTGTGCAAAAAGCAAACTCAGGACATCCAGGTGCTCCAATGGGGATGGCAGATATCGCTGATGTGGTTTGGCGTGAATTCATGAACCATAACCCGACCAACCCGAATTGGGCAAACCGTGACCGTTTTGTATTATCAAATGGCCATGGCTCTATGCTTCAATATGCGCTTCTTCATTTATCGGGCTACGATCTTTCGATTGAAGATCTTAAAGCATTCCGTCAACTTCATTCTAAAACACCTGGTCACCCGGAGTTGGGCTATGCACCAGGGATTGAAACGACGACTGGTCCTTTAGGTCAAGGCATCGCGAATGCTGTCGGTTTTGCACTGGCTGAAAAAACTCTAGCTGCGCAATTCAACAAAGACGACATCCAAGTTGTAGATCACTTCACTTATTGCTTCCTCGGCGATGGCTGTTTGATGGAAGGTGTTTCTCACGAAGCATGTTCTTTGGCGGGTACATTGGGTCTGGGCAAATTGATTGCTTACTATGACGACAATGGCATCTCGATTGATGGCGAAGTGGAAGGCTGGTTCTCTGACGATACAGAACAACGCTTCTTGGCGTACGGCTGGCAAGTGATTAAAGTTGATGGTCACGATGCAGATGCAATCCGTCAGGCAACTGTTGAGGCGAAAGCTGAAACTGCTAAACCAACCATCATTATCTGTAAAACCGTGATTGGTTTGGGTTCACCAAACAAGCAAGGTAAAGAAGACAGTCATGGTGCACCACTCGGTCATGACGAAATCGTCTTGACTCGTGAAGCACTAGGCTGGACTGATGAAGCATTTGTAATTCCTGAAGATGTTTATGCAGCTTGGGATGCGAAAGCCAAAGGTGCTGAATCAGAAGCAGCTTGGAACGAAACATTTGCTGCTTATGCTGCAAAATATCCAACTGAAGCAGCTGAGCTTAAACGTCGTTTATCTGGTGAATTACCGGCTGACTTCGTTGCAAAAGCGGATGCTTATATTGCAGAAGTGAATGCCAAAGCTGAAACGATCGCAACGCGTAAAGCGAGCCAAAATGCATTACAAGCACTTGTTCCATTATTGCCAGAAGTTCTAGGTGGTTCTGCGGATCTTGCAGGTTCTAACCTGACCCTTTGGAAAGGCGCGCAAGGCGTACAGGACAATCCGGCAGGTAACTACGTACACTATGGCGTACGTGAATTCGGTATGACTGCAATCGCGAATGGTGTTGCACTGCATGGCGGTTTTATCCCTTACGTAGCAACATTCCTGATGTTTATGGAATATGCACGTAATGCCGTACGTATGTCTGCATTGATGAAACAGCGCGTGATCCATGTGTATACGCATGACTCAATTGGTCTAGGTGAAGATGGTCCAACGCATCAACCTGTTGAGCAGATCGCATCCCTTCGTGGTACGCCAAATCTAAACACATGGCGTCCATGTGACACGGTTGAAGCGGCAATTTCTTGGAAATCTGCATTAACGCGTGCTGAAGGTCCAACCGCATTGATCTTCTCCCGTCAGAATTTGCCATTCCAAACCCGTACTCAAGCTCAAATTGAGAACGCTGCGAAAGGTGGTTATGTACTGGCTCAAGAAAAAGGCGAATTGAAAGCCATCATTATTGCAACTGGTTCTGAAGTATCTCTGGCAATGGAAGCTTATGCACAGCTTGAAGGCGTGCGTGTCGTGTCTATGCCATGTGCTGAAGAATTCATGAAGCAAGATGCAGCTTATCGTGAAGCGGTTCTTCCATCAAATATTCGTGCACGTGTTGCTGTTGAGGCTGCACATGTTGATTACTGGTGGAAATTTGTGGGTCTTGATGGTCGCGTAATCGGTATGACCACTTATGGCGAATCTGCACCTGCAAAAGATCTGTTCCAGTTCTTCGGTATTACTACTGAAGCAGTGGTTGCAGCTGTAAAAGAGATTACTGCATAA
- a CDS encoding GNAT family N-acetyltransferase: MNIQCQIQIKSLEQISQPEWLFLWQDYQRFYQTQISDEVSKNTWDKLTNYELDSMYGFAALIDGKVVGIVHVIEHNSSWTVRPYAYLQDLFTHPDYRGQGVARKLIQHVYQVAQQRNCDRVYWLTHELNHQAQALYNKVAKKTGFIQYRMD, encoded by the coding sequence ATGAATATACAGTGCCAGATCCAGATCAAATCTCTAGAGCAAATATCACAGCCGGAATGGCTATTTTTATGGCAAGACTATCAACGCTTTTATCAGACCCAAATTTCGGATGAGGTAAGTAAAAATACCTGGGATAAATTAACTAATTATGAGTTAGATTCAATGTACGGTTTTGCGGCCTTGATTGATGGAAAGGTCGTAGGGATTGTGCATGTCATCGAACATAACAGTAGCTGGACAGTAAGACCCTATGCCTATTTGCAGGATCTATTTACCCATCCTGATTATCGCGGACAGGGTGTGGCGCGCAAGCTGATTCAGCATGTCTATCAGGTCGCGCAGCAGCGTAATTGCGACCGGGTTTACTGGCTGACTCATGAATTAAACCATCAGGCACAAGCGTTGTATAACAAAGTCGCCAAGAAAACTGGATTCATCCAGTACCGTATGGATTAA
- a CDS encoding YceI family protein → MNFKTLALGLAVASVATVSMAKPVAYTIDPTHSATVFSWSHFGFSTPSANFSDIQGTINVDNVKPANSSVNVNIPVASINTNVKALDDHIKTAEFFDAAKYPNITFKSTKVQALGKNKYKITGNLTVKDVTKPVVLDAVLNKQGVHPMTKLQTIGFNATTSFNRSAFGVGGYVPNVGDKITVNITTEASVPAPKK, encoded by the coding sequence ATGAATTTCAAAACATTAGCATTAGGCTTGGCGGTCGCATCTGTAGCAACAGTTTCTATGGCAAAACCAGTGGCCTATACGATTGACCCGACTCATTCAGCAACGGTGTTCTCTTGGAGCCACTTTGGTTTCTCTACACCATCTGCAAACTTCAGTGACATCCAGGGTACGATTAATGTTGATAATGTAAAACCTGCGAATTCTTCGGTCAATGTGAATATCCCGGTTGCAAGCATTAATACGAATGTGAAAGCGCTGGATGACCATATTAAGACAGCAGAATTTTTTGATGCTGCCAAATATCCGAATATCACTTTTAAAAGTACTAAAGTTCAGGCTTTAGGCAAAAACAAATACAAAATCACCGGTAACTTAACCGTAAAAGATGTCACTAAACCTGTGGTACTGGACGCAGTTTTAAATAAACAAGGCGTGCACCCAATGACAAAATTACAAACGATTGGTTTCAATGCAACCACTTCATTTAACCGTTCAGCCTTTGGGGTAGGCGGTTATGTTCCAAATGTGGGCGATAAAATTACAGTAAACATTACTACCGAGGCTTCTGTACCTGCTCCGAAAAAATAA
- a CDS encoding glutamine amidotransferase encodes MLNLAHLPDTVYAIQHLAFEDLGAWEDIFYQLGLRVRYFEAGIDDLSKAFEHSGLTVILGGPIAVYGTEDYPFLQQEIDLLKVRLEKNLPTLGICLGAQLIAAALDARVYPGDVKEIGWSKLSLASIENNPLKALENIDVLHWHGDTFDLPEQAELLASSDLYPNQAFQVGQNILALQFHAEVASESLEKWLIGHTCELRKAQINIPALRVDHQSYAPALEQAASSVLMHYLENLQLK; translated from the coding sequence ATGCTGAACTTAGCCCACCTCCCCGATACCGTGTATGCCATTCAACATCTGGCTTTTGAAGACTTAGGCGCTTGGGAAGATATTTTTTATCAGCTCGGCTTACGTGTGCGTTATTTCGAAGCTGGTATCGATGATCTCAGCAAGGCTTTTGAACACTCCGGCTTAACGGTCATTCTCGGTGGCCCGATTGCAGTCTATGGAACAGAGGATTATCCTTTTTTACAACAAGAAATAGACTTACTTAAAGTTCGCTTAGAAAAGAATTTACCGACTTTAGGCATTTGTTTAGGTGCGCAGTTAATTGCTGCTGCATTGGATGCCAGAGTCTATCCAGGAGATGTGAAGGAAATTGGCTGGTCTAAACTCAGTCTTGCTTCTATTGAAAATAATCCACTAAAAGCTCTCGAAAATATCGACGTCCTGCATTGGCATGGTGATACATTTGACCTACCTGAACAGGCAGAATTACTGGCCAGCTCTGACCTTTATCCAAATCAGGCTTTTCAGGTAGGACAGAATATTCTAGCACTACAATTCCATGCTGAAGTGGCCAGTGAAAGTCTAGAAAAATGGCTGATTGGACATACCTGTGAGTTACGCAAAGCCCAGATCAATATCCCTGCATTGCGTGTGGATCATCAAAGCTATGCGCCCGCACTTGAACAGGCAGCCAGTTCGGTATTGATGCATTATTTAGAAAACCTGCAACTTAAATAA
- the yfcF gene encoding glutathione transferase — translation MQNIRLYVDKNRISPYAMSVYVALKEKGLDFQEIVIDLDQQQQKSAAYQAICPSAKVPCLIVDNFSLFESWAITEYLEDAFPAPNYPALYPKEIYARAKCRAIQALVKTDFMQIRQQMPSDSVFHLAKMSIPLTAPITEEIQRLVNVAEYMLEDIWLTEHWSIADFDLAFMLHRLLSHQVKLPVKIIEYVERNFKRASVQAWLAEHEKAKTLI, via the coding sequence ATGCAAAATATACGTTTATATGTCGATAAAAATAGAATCAGCCCTTATGCCATGTCGGTCTATGTTGCCTTAAAAGAAAAGGGTTTAGATTTTCAGGAAATCGTGATTGATTTAGATCAGCAGCAACAGAAATCTGCGGCTTATCAAGCCATTTGTCCAAGTGCTAAAGTTCCGTGTTTAATAGTAGATAACTTTAGCCTGTTTGAATCATGGGCGATCACTGAATACTTGGAAGATGCCTTTCCAGCACCTAATTATCCAGCCTTATATCCTAAGGAAATTTATGCTAGAGCTAAATGTCGGGCCATACAAGCCTTGGTCAAAACCGATTTTATGCAAATCCGCCAGCAGATGCCTTCCGATTCGGTATTTCATCTAGCAAAAATGTCTATACCTCTTACAGCTCCGATCACTGAAGAAATTCAGCGCTTGGTGAATGTGGCAGAATATATGCTGGAGGACATATGGTTGACTGAACACTGGTCAATTGCAGACTTTGATCTGGCCTTTATGTTGCATCGTTTGTTGAGCCATCAGGTGAAACTTCCTGTGAAAATAATAGAATATGTCGAGCGTAATTTTAAGCGTGCTTCGGTACAGGCCTGGCTGGCAGAACATGAAAAAGCTAAAACTTTAATCTAA
- a CDS encoding cation diffusion facilitator family transporter, with amino-acid sequence MGNSHHHEHSHVAVTAKNAKKLSIALALTTTFLIVEVIAGFLTQSLALLSDAAHMFTDAAALAIALVAIKIGQKPADNKRTFGYQRFEILAALFNAVMLFVVAIYILFEAYQRLSYPPEIQSLGMMIVATLGLFINLISMKILVSSSQESLNVKGAYLEVLSDALGSVGVIIGALVIYLTGWMWVDTLIAVLIGFWVLPRTWILLKQSINILLEGVPDEIDIEKLRHDLLALEGVQDIHQLKVWAITSKKVMLTVHLVAPNVDYQKLRHQAFEMLHHEHHITEMTLQIEAEDCPLEHRGQSSHPHLHAESHPH; translated from the coding sequence GTGGGGAATTCACATCATCATGAACATAGTCATGTCGCCGTGACTGCAAAAAATGCCAAAAAATTATCAATAGCGTTGGCATTAACCACGACTTTTTTAATTGTGGAAGTGATTGCTGGTTTTCTAACTCAAAGTTTGGCCCTACTTTCTGATGCTGCACATATGTTTACCGATGCTGCTGCACTGGCTATCGCTTTAGTCGCTATCAAAATTGGGCAAAAACCGGCAGACAATAAACGGACATTTGGTTATCAGCGCTTTGAGATTTTGGCTGCCCTGTTTAATGCCGTGATGCTGTTTGTGGTTGCGATTTATATTTTGTTTGAAGCTTATCAGCGTTTGAGTTATCCGCCAGAAATCCAGAGCTTGGGCATGATGATCGTGGCCACCTTGGGGCTGTTCATTAACCTGATTTCCATGAAAATTCTGGTGTCTAGCAGTCAAGAAAGTCTCAATGTCAAAGGCGCTTATCTGGAAGTGCTCAGTGATGCACTGGGATCAGTCGGGGTGATCATTGGGGCGCTGGTGATTTATTTGACTGGCTGGATGTGGGTGGATACGCTGATTGCGGTATTGATCGGATTTTGGGTGTTGCCAAGAACCTGGATTTTGCTGAAACAGAGCATCAATATTCTGCTTGAAGGTGTGCCGGATGAAATTGATATTGAAAAATTACGCCACGATCTTTTGGCGCTCGAAGGGGTTCAGGACATTCATCAGCTCAAGGTTTGGGCAATTACCTCCAAAAAAGTCATGCTGACTGTGCATCTGGTTGCGCCGAATGTGGATTATCAGAAACTGCGGCATCAGGCCTTTGAGATGCTCCACCATGAGCATCATATTACCGAGATGACCTTGCAGATCGAAGCGGAAGACTGCCCACTAGAACATCGGGGACAATCCTCACATCCGCATTTACATGCCGAAAGCCATCCACATTGA
- a CDS encoding fatty acid desaturase family protein, which translates to MNSKVSVTELFSRDEIKELTTTSNLHGAWAVGSTWTVIVMTFGTVAYSWEYLPTWGKILICALALAILAGRQLAMAILMHDASHHSLFKTKWLNTHLTDWLCARPIWNDVSKYRPYHLKHHAKTSQPDDPDLGLVKNFPITQSSLFRKFFRDLNGQSGLKFLAGRILMDLELLEWSVSNDPKPIPRGDRSNLELAKNLFKNSSGMLISNAAIFSALWASGHPKLYLLWPLAYITPFPLFIRIRAMAEHAGLETSHSALSNTRTTRADWLARAFVAPIHVNYHIEHHLMASVPHQKLAKMHQMLRERQYVDAPPSYLDVIRSLLKK; encoded by the coding sequence ATGAACAGCAAGGTCAGTGTCACAGAACTTTTTAGTCGTGATGAAATTAAAGAACTCACCACGACCTCAAACTTGCACGGTGCCTGGGCAGTAGGTTCAACCTGGACTGTAATTGTCATGACCTTTGGCACGGTAGCCTATAGCTGGGAATATTTACCTACGTGGGGAAAAATACTGATATGTGCATTGGCATTGGCTATTCTTGCTGGACGCCAGCTTGCGATGGCTATTTTGATGCATGATGCCTCGCACCATAGCCTGTTCAAAACCAAATGGTTAAATACCCATCTGACTGATTGGCTCTGTGCACGCCCGATCTGGAATGATGTCAGCAAGTATCGTCCTTACCATTTGAAACATCATGCTAAAACCTCGCAGCCTGATGATCCTGACTTGGGGTTGGTGAAGAATTTCCCTATTACTCAAAGCTCACTATTCAGGAAATTCTTCCGTGACCTGAATGGGCAATCTGGGCTTAAATTTCTCGCTGGTCGGATATTGATGGATCTTGAATTACTGGAATGGAGTGTTTCCAATGACCCCAAGCCAATTCCGCGTGGTGATCGCAGCAATTTAGAGTTAGCAAAGAATCTATTTAAGAACAGTTCCGGTATGCTCATCTCAAATGCAGCAATTTTTTCTGCTCTTTGGGCCAGTGGGCATCCCAAACTGTATTTATTATGGCCTCTCGCCTATATCACTCCATTTCCTTTGTTCATCCGCATCCGAGCCATGGCTGAGCATGCCGGATTAGAAACCAGTCATTCTGCCCTTAGCAATACCCGCACCACCCGTGCAGACTGGCTGGCACGTGCTTTTGTAGCCCCAATTCATGTGAACTATCATATTGAACATCATTTGATGGCCTCTGTGCCGCATCAAAAGCTGGCGAAAATGCATCAGATGTTAAGGGAGCGTCAGTATGTCGATGCTCCGCCAAGTTATCTGGATGTGATTCGCTCACTTTTAAAAAAATAA
- a CDS encoding PaaX family transcriptional regulator C-terminal domain-containing protein: MTYKLNARHLVLDLLYASKNSTLSIKRILTAAELLGISDNGIRVAVARLNQENVIQAVERGVYQLLEKKFDTSFISLNKHPDMQTATTWNGKYVLVYTGTLGRVDRTALSKREKALRYYGFQELEQNVFIRPDNLTLNLSPLKTAVIQFGLDPDARFFQVSQLESETEVRDLWDIEELHQTYHAVQHAINDWFENYQNLTLADAAKSAFYLGKSALFSLRADPLLPAEWIDTDARQQFELAVRKLEKQGQLLWQHYFKDQGV, translated from the coding sequence ATGACTTATAAACTGAATGCACGTCATCTTGTTTTAGACCTTCTCTACGCTTCTAAAAACTCCACCCTGTCTATTAAGCGGATATTAACTGCTGCTGAATTATTGGGTATATCTGACAATGGTATCCGTGTCGCTGTAGCCCGATTAAATCAGGAAAATGTCATTCAAGCTGTAGAGCGCGGCGTATATCAATTGCTAGAGAAAAAATTCGATACTTCTTTTATCAGCTTAAACAAACACCCTGATATGCAAACGGCGACCACATGGAACGGAAAATATGTATTGGTCTATACCGGCACTTTGGGACGTGTAGACCGTACTGCCTTATCTAAAAGAGAAAAAGCGCTGCGTTATTATGGTTTTCAGGAACTAGAGCAAAATGTTTTTATTCGTCCCGATAATTTAACGCTAAACCTAAGTCCATTAAAAACAGCTGTAATCCAGTTTGGATTAGATCCTGACGCACGTTTTTTCCAAGTCAGTCAACTGGAAAGTGAAACCGAAGTTCGTGATTTATGGGATATCGAAGAGCTACATCAGACCTATCATGCAGTACAGCATGCTATCAACGACTGGTTTGAAAATTACCAAAATCTGACTTTAGCAGATGCTGCAAAAAGTGCCTTTTATCTAGGTAAGTCTGCCCTGTTTAGTTTACGTGCTGATCCTTTGCTTCCTGCAGAATGGATAGACACAGATGCCCGACAACAATTTGAGCTCGCGGTCCGCAAATTAGAAAAACAGGGTCAACTTTTATGGCAACACTATTTTAAAGACCAAGGGGTCTAA
- the cysS gene encoding cysteine--tRNA ligase produces the protein MQPFVLYNSEQRKKVEFVPRVEGQIDLYVCGMTVYDYCHIGHARTVVAFDYIIRFLRSQGWKVKYVRNITDIDDKIIKRANENGESISELTGRFIDAMNEDFAKLGCLAPDVAPKATDYIDQMQDMIGNLVDKGTAYPSNNGDVYFEVEKFAKYGRLSGRKLEDMQAGASERVDVEVEKKHPFDFVLWKHAKENEPSWASPWGNGRPGWHIECSAMSTCCLGNHFDIHGGGADLTFPHHENEIAQSEASTGEQYVNYWMHAGFINVDGEKMSKSLGNFFTIRDVIEKFHPEVVRYFIVSSHYRSPVNYSDVALKEAKNTLSRFYHSFKTYQAVYGDHLIETLDEAFVERFNTAMCDDFNTPEAIAVLFEINKELNRAVKEENAEQAAIYYATLRHLTNILGLVQQDVEEFLKSDIGQEALGLSPEQIEDLIQQRQDAKKAKEFARADEIRQSLLDQGVVLEDTRQGTVWRRAD, from the coding sequence ATGCAACCATTTGTTCTATATAACTCAGAGCAACGCAAAAAAGTAGAATTCGTACCTCGTGTTGAAGGTCAGATTGACCTGTATGTCTGTGGAATGACGGTTTATGACTACTGTCATATTGGACATGCACGTACAGTGGTTGCATTTGACTATATTATCCGCTTCCTGCGTAGCCAAGGCTGGAAAGTCAAATATGTGCGTAATATTACGGATATTGACGACAAAATTATTAAACGTGCCAATGAAAATGGCGAAAGTATCTCAGAATTAACAGGTCGCTTTATTGATGCGATGAATGAAGACTTTGCCAAACTGGGCTGCCTTGCACCTGATGTTGCACCTAAAGCAACAGATTATATCGATCAGATGCAAGATATGATCGGCAACCTGGTCGACAAAGGTACGGCTTATCCTTCCAATAATGGCGATGTCTACTTTGAGGTCGAGAAGTTTGCCAAATATGGTCGTCTGTCTGGCCGTAAATTAGAAGATATGCAAGCCGGCGCGTCTGAACGTGTCGATGTTGAAGTCGAAAAGAAACACCCGTTTGACTTTGTACTGTGGAAACATGCCAAGGAAAATGAACCGTCATGGGCATCTCCTTGGGGCAATGGCCGTCCGGGTTGGCATATTGAATGTTCAGCAATGTCGACCTGCTGCCTAGGCAATCATTTCGATATTCATGGCGGCGGTGCTGATTTGACCTTCCCGCACCATGAAAATGAAATTGCACAATCTGAAGCTTCTACTGGTGAACAGTATGTCAATTACTGGATGCATGCCGGATTTATTAATGTCGATGGCGAGAAAATGTCGAAGTCTTTAGGCAATTTCTTCACTATTCGCGACGTGATTGAAAAATTCCATCCGGAAGTGGTGCGTTATTTCATTGTTTCTTCCCATTATCGTAGCCCGGTGAATTACTCGGATGTTGCTTTAAAAGAAGCAAAAAATACCTTATCTCGTTTCTATCACTCGTTTAAAACCTATCAGGCGGTTTATGGTGATCATCTGATTGAAACTCTGGATGAGGCTTTTGTTGAACGTTTTAATACCGCTATGTGTGATGATTTCAATACGCCTGAAGCGATTGCGGTATTGTTCGAAATCAATAAAGAACTGAATCGTGCCGTGAAAGAAGAAAATGCGGAACAGGCAGCGATTTATTATGCAACTTTACGTCACCTGACCAATATTCTCGGTCTGGTACAGCAGGATGTAGAAGAGTTCCTCAAGTCTGACATTGGTCAGGAAGCTCTAGGGTTGTCACCTGAACAAATTGAAGATTTAATTCAACAGCGTCAGGATGCCAAGAAAGCCAAAGAATTCGCACGTGCGGATGAGATTCGTCAATCTTTACTTGATCAAGGTGTTGTTCTTGAGGATACCCGTCAAGGTACGGTTTGGCGCCGTGCTGATTAA
- a CDS encoding KpsF/GutQ family sugar-phosphate isomerase — translation MPIKPEFFSVLSVGKQALNPQKTANQLDFQKVALETLRIEENALQILATQIDDRFSRACEIILQCTGRLVITGMGKSGHIGRKMAATFASTGTPSFFMHPGEAGHGDLGMLVAGDVLIAISNSGKSDEIMMLMPLIKHLEIPLITISGDDRGPMPQNADVALTLGNIQEACPLGLAPTSSTTATLALGDALAVALLDARGFTSDDFARSHPAGALGKRLLLHVKHLMRTGADLPKVSPDTAMNKVLYEISNKRLGLTTVVDENDVLLGIFTDGDLRRLIDKQQGFDVNLAIQDVMTKNPLTISQEARAVVALERMNEHKINQFVVVDDANKVIGVISMHDLIQAGVN, via the coding sequence ATGCCCATCAAACCAGAGTTTTTCTCTGTCCTTAGCGTAGGTAAACAGGCTTTGAATCCACAAAAAACAGCGAATCAACTAGATTTCCAGAAAGTCGCACTTGAAACACTTCGCATCGAAGAAAATGCACTACAGATTTTAGCAACACAGATTGATGACCGTTTTAGCCGGGCATGTGAAATTATTCTACAGTGTACTGGCCGTCTGGTGATTACCGGAATGGGCAAGTCAGGTCATATTGGCCGTAAAATGGCGGCGACCTTTGCTTCGACCGGAACACCGTCGTTCTTTATGCATCCGGGCGAAGCCGGTCATGGCGACTTGGGTATGCTGGTGGCTGGTGATGTGCTGATTGCAATTTCAAACTCGGGCAAGAGTGATGAAATCATGATGCTGATGCCGCTGATCAAGCATCTGGAAATTCCGCTGATTACCATCAGTGGTGATGATCGTGGTCCAATGCCACAAAATGCTGATGTAGCTTTGACGCTGGGTAATATTCAGGAGGCTTGTCCACTGGGTTTAGCGCCGACATCGTCAACGACGGCAACATTGGCTTTGGGCGATGCTTTGGCGGTAGCTTTATTGGATGCTCGCGGCTTTACCTCGGATGATTTTGCACGCTCACATCCTGCAGGTGCGCTGGGTAAGCGTCTGTTATTGCATGTGAAGCATCTGATGCGTACTGGCGCAGATTTACCTAAAGTCTCGCCAGATACCGCCATGAATAAAGTATTGTACGAAATTTCCAACAAGCGCTTGGGCTTAACCACAGTCGTCGATGAAAATGATGTGTTGCTGGGGATTTTTACCGATGGTGACTTGCGTCGCTTGATTGATAAGCAGCAAGGTTTTGATGTCAATCTGGCTATTCAGGACGTGATGACCAAAAATCCGTTGACCATTTCTCAGGAAGCACGTGCAGTGGTGGCACTGGAACGTATGAATGAGCATAAAATTAATCAATTTGTAGTTGTTGATGATGCCAATAAAGTCATTGGTGTGATTAGTATGCATGACCTGATTCAGGCTGGGGTAAATTAA
- a CDS encoding KdsC family phosphatase: protein MASYVLLEQARHIAALVLDVDGILSDGFVTLTNTGDEIKSFDIRDGLGMKLVQQAGIKVIIITGRKSNIVEKRMSDLGVDLVYQGREDKGTALREACAQLNIDPEDCLYMGDDWPDLSAFAIAGMKVTVPNGHVEVRRRADLVTQAQGGRGAVREICDMLLMSKGMYQELLEKYTRAPY, encoded by the coding sequence ATGGCATCTTATGTATTATTAGAGCAGGCACGTCATATTGCAGCACTGGTGCTTGATGTAGATGGTATTTTAAGTGATGGCTTTGTAACGCTGACCAATACTGGCGATGAGATCAAATCCTTTGATATTCGTGACGGTCTGGGCATGAAACTGGTTCAGCAAGCAGGGATCAAGGTGATTATTATCACCGGACGTAAAAGCAATATCGTAGAAAAGCGTATGTCGGATCTGGGTGTTGATCTGGTCTATCAGGGCCGTGAAGACAAAGGTACAGCACTTCGTGAAGCCTGCGCACAGCTCAACATTGATCCTGAAGATTGCCTGTACATGGGCGATGACTGGCCTGATCTGTCTGCTTTTGCCATTGCCGGCATGAAAGTGACCGTGCCTAATGGTCATGTTGAAGTTCGCCGCCGTGCCGATCTGGTGACTCAGGCCCAAGGTGGACGTGGTGCGGTGCGTGAAATCTGCGATATGCTGTTAATGTCCAAAGGCATGTACCAAGAGTTACTTGAAAAATATACTCGTGCGCCTTATTAA